One window of Athalia rosae chromosome 4, iyAthRosa1.1, whole genome shotgun sequence genomic DNA carries:
- the LOC105688773 gene encoding GTP-binding nuclear protein Ran has product MAQEPDMPTFKCVLVGDGGTGKTTFVKRHLTGEFEKKYVATLGVEVHPLIFHTNRGPIRFNVWDTAGQEKFGGLRDGYYIQGQCAVIMFDVTSRVTYKNVPNWHRDLVRVCENIPIVLCGNKVDIKDRKVKAKSIVFHRKKNLQYYDISAKSNYNFEKPFLWLARKLIGDPNLEFVAMPALLPPEVTMDPQWQQQIEKDLKEAQETALPEDDEDL; this is encoded by the exons ATGGCCCAGGAACCTGATATGCCAACATTCAAGTGCGTCCTAGTCGGGGATGGAGGTACAGGAAAAACGACGTTTGTCAAGCGGCACTTGACTGGTGAATTTGAGAAGAAATACGTTGCAACGTTAGGTGTGGAAGTGCACCCCTTGATTTTCCACACAAATCGAGGGCCGATCAGGTTCAACGTCTGGGATACAGCTGGCCAGGAGAAGTTCGGAGGGCTTAGAGACGGTTACTACATTCAGGGCCAATGTGCGGTTATCATGTTTGACGTTACGTCTCGTGTTACCTACAAAAACGTCCCAAATTGGCATAGAGATTTGGTCAGAGTCTGTGAAAATATTCCCATAGTATTGTGCGGTAACAAAGTCGACATCAAAGACAGAAAAGTCAAGGCAAAAAGTATCGTCTTTCACAGAAAGAAGAATCTTCAA TATTACGACATCAGTGCAAAGAGTAACTACAATTTCGAAAAGCCATTCTTGTGGTTGGCTCGCAAATTGATCGGTGATCCTAACCTTGAGTTTGTGGCTATGCCAGCGCTCCTTCCACCTGAAGTCACGATGGATCCACAATGGCAACAACAAATTGAAAAGGACCTCAAAGAAGCTCAGGAGACGGCGTTGCCTGAAGACGACGAAGACCTTTAG
- the LOC105688755 gene encoding low-density lipoprotein receptor-related protein: MFTATVQMKICLVAACLAAVHSSPARILSLGNECGKDRDCETGIPNSQCHLGNCRCRPFFAGFNSTECLESTLLGYDCLVKEQCSLKVANSNCLAGVCRCEEGYLQFRRHTCLGPARPGEVCYSHSHCHLWDSDTHCDFIIPDLFGRCQCTAPMRRDGDVCRPDSLVRPLQVALQASNDVPEGEEEVIVIAEENATQESDDNNEQDTGVQVSWLKNISIASTSASTQVVPVVTTIASFKSNVSSAVLRTPATNEFPEDNEAVVIEAETTTLESGKTSSTPTTAPVKTDRHESGGTMSVSLGYPCTADIECQMSDSGSRCLEGICDCAIRGNGSLACGAQRTGCAPGTFQCRGTGQCISWFFVCDGRPDCADGSDEECLSDRCPTQSFRCSRSGVCISRAGICDGNYDCPDGEDEDGCNSRRKCPKGAFRCNNGQCLPAYEFCNAMVMCRDGSDEPRGACRTRNRGRLAPRLCPFRCDNGRCRSDAITCSGRDGCGDGSDEKNCAICKCPALS, translated from the exons ATGTTTACTGCAACGGTGcagatgaaaatttgtttagTTGCCGCGTGTCTG gcagCCGTGCATTCTTCGCCGGCCCGAATATTGAGCCTCGGCAACGAGTGCGGTAAGGACAGAGACTGCGAGACTGGAATACCCAACAGCCAGTGCCACTTGGGAAATTGTCGGTGTCGTCCATTTTTTGCGGGATTTAATTCCACCGAGTGTTTGGAAT CGACACTATTGGGATATGATTGTCTCGTTAAAGAGCAATGCTCGTTGAAAGTGGCGAACAGCAACTGTCTAGCCGGAGTCTGCAGATGCGAGGAAGGCTACCTACAATTTCGAAGACACACGTGTCTGGGAC CCGCACGTCCCGGGGAGGTTTGCTACAGTCATTCCCACTGTCATTTGTGGGACAGCGATACCCACTgcgattttattattccgGATCTTTTCGGACGCTGTCAGTGCACCGCCCCTATGCGACGTGACGGTGACGTTTGTAGACCAGATTCGCTGGTCAGACCGTTACAAGTAGCTCTTCAGGCTAGTAACGACGTGCCAGAAGGCGAGGAGGAGGTAATCGTCATCGCTGAGGAGAACGCGACCCAGGAATCCGACGATAATAACGAACAAGATACAG gGGTCCAGGTATCATGGTTGAAGAATATATCGATTGCATCTACAAGCGCGTCGACGCAGGTGGTACCTGTAGTAACAACGATCGCATCGTTCAAATCCAACGTCTCATCTGCCGTTCTGAGAACACCGGCGACGAACGAATTCCCCGAGGATAACGAAGCGGTCGTTATTGAGGCGGAGACCACAACCCTGGAATCTGGGAAAACGTCATCGACCCCGACGACAG CGCCCGTCAAAACGGACAGACACGAGTCGGGAGGAACAATGTCCGTGAGTTTGGGCTACCCCTGCACGGCGGACATAGAATGCCAAATGTCCGATTCTGGCTCTCGTTGTCTCGAGGGAATTTGCGACTGCGCGATTCGGGGTAACGGAAGTCTGGCCTGCGGAGCCCAGAGGACCGGATGCGCCCCGGGGACCTTTCAATGTCGAGGAACCGGGCAATGTATCAGTTGGTTTTTCGTATGCGACGGCCGACCCGATTGCGCCGATGGTTCGGACGAGGAATGCCTCTCCGATCGTTGCCCAACGCAATCGTTCCGGTGCTCGAGAAGCGGCGTTTGCATATCCAGAGCCGGAATATGCGACGGGAACTACGACTGTCCCGAcggcgaggacgaggacggtTGCAACAGTCGAAGAA AATGTCCGAAGGGCGCCTTCAGATGCAACAACGGTCAGTGCCTTCCGGCGTACGAATTCTGCAACGCGATGGTCATGTGCCGGGACGGAAGTGACGAACCACGAGGGGCTTGCAGAACCAGAAATCGCGGAAGACTAGCGCCGAGACTTTGCCCTTTCCGATGCGACAACGGACGTTGCAGATCGGATGCGATCACCTGCAGCGGTCGCGACGGATGCGGCGACGGATCCGACGAGAAAAATTGCGCCATTTGCA aatGCCCCGCGTTATCGTAG
- the LOC105688786 gene encoding uncharacterized protein LOC105688786 isoform X1, producing the protein MTGENTGIEVTKIEVELAPVVPTQGRVPPNPVGPMPNPDLNPTPQVNATYPGGVAETELVVRTEEALIVIVVLVLWVAAIVLFFNRWGKIRMLEPYQPKFTQQHRQSCAMIDPNPLQHRACSKFNIHCLEHPIVYPAGCGSSLSRPRQNSVFVGSSMSLLPSQNAPRRAKSAFDIQTLITAECSGAAQRQQNSFEGSTDLPKRARDFAKPFGESLRLPDFPRPSSSGHQRQRGMSICHFDRTDVLARPLMRERGMSICQFERGDTLGKPSQQRERGMSICQFDKQMPSCSKTPDIVHAYRATCV; encoded by the exons ATGACTGGCG AAAACACGGGAATCGAGGTCACGAAAATCGAAGTCGAGCTGGCCCCCGTTGTACCAACGCAGGGACGAGTCCCACCGAATCCTGTGGGACCGATGCCTAATCCGGATTTGAACCCGACACCCCAAGTCAACGCAACTTATCCCGGTG GGGTAGCTGAGACGGAACTGGTTGTCCGGACGGAAGAAGCGCTGATAGTAATCGTGGTACTGGTTCTGTGGGTGGCGGCGATCGTACTGTTTTTCAATCGatggggaaaaattcgaatgctCGAACCGTACCAGCCTAAATTCACGCAACAGCACAGACAGAGCTGTGCGATGATCGACCCTAATCCCCTGCAG CACCGAGCTTGCTCGAAGTTCAATATCCACTGCTTGGAGCATCCGATAGTGTATCCGGCGGGATGCGGTTCGAGTTTATCGAGACCCAGACAAAACAGCGTATTCGTTGGTTCGAGCATGTCGCTTTTGCCCTCCCAGAATGCACCACGTCGCGCCAAAAGCGCATTCGATATTCAGACTCTGATTACCGCGGAGTGTAGTGGCGCCGCGCAGCGCCAACAAAATTCTTTCGAGGGTTCGACGGACCTGCCGAAAAGAGCCAGAGATTTCGCGAAGCCGTTTGGCGAGTCGTTGAGACTACCGGATTTCCCTCGACCTTCGAGTTCCGGTCATCAGAGACAGCGGGGTATGAGCATCTGCCATTTCGATCGCACCGACGTTCTCGCCCGGCCATTGATGAGGGAAAGAGGGATGAGCATTTGCCAGTTCGAGAGGGGTGATACCCTGGGGAAACCCTCGCAACAACGGGAACGAGGTATGTCGATCTGTCAATTTGATAAGCAAATGCCATCCTGCAGCAAAACGCCGGAtatcgtacacgcgtacagaGCCACTTGCGTTTAA
- the LOC105688786 gene encoding uncharacterized protein LOC105688786 isoform X2 → MTGENTGIEVTKIEVELAPVVPTQGRVPPNPVGPMPNPDLNPTPQVNATYPGAETELVVRTEEALIVIVVLVLWVAAIVLFFNRWGKIRMLEPYQPKFTQQHRQSCAMIDPNPLQHRACSKFNIHCLEHPIVYPAGCGSSLSRPRQNSVFVGSSMSLLPSQNAPRRAKSAFDIQTLITAECSGAAQRQQNSFEGSTDLPKRARDFAKPFGESLRLPDFPRPSSSGHQRQRGMSICHFDRTDVLARPLMRERGMSICQFERGDTLGKPSQQRERGMSICQFDKQMPSCSKTPDIVHAYRATCV, encoded by the exons ATGACTGGCG AAAACACGGGAATCGAGGTCACGAAAATCGAAGTCGAGCTGGCCCCCGTTGTACCAACGCAGGGACGAGTCCCACCGAATCCTGTGGGACCGATGCCTAATCCGGATTTGAACCCGACACCCCAAGTCAACGCAACTTATCCCGGTG CTGAGACGGAACTGGTTGTCCGGACGGAAGAAGCGCTGATAGTAATCGTGGTACTGGTTCTGTGGGTGGCGGCGATCGTACTGTTTTTCAATCGatggggaaaaattcgaatgctCGAACCGTACCAGCCTAAATTCACGCAACAGCACAGACAGAGCTGTGCGATGATCGACCCTAATCCCCTGCAG CACCGAGCTTGCTCGAAGTTCAATATCCACTGCTTGGAGCATCCGATAGTGTATCCGGCGGGATGCGGTTCGAGTTTATCGAGACCCAGACAAAACAGCGTATTCGTTGGTTCGAGCATGTCGCTTTTGCCCTCCCAGAATGCACCACGTCGCGCCAAAAGCGCATTCGATATTCAGACTCTGATTACCGCGGAGTGTAGTGGCGCCGCGCAGCGCCAACAAAATTCTTTCGAGGGTTCGACGGACCTGCCGAAAAGAGCCAGAGATTTCGCGAAGCCGTTTGGCGAGTCGTTGAGACTACCGGATTTCCCTCGACCTTCGAGTTCCGGTCATCAGAGACAGCGGGGTATGAGCATCTGCCATTTCGATCGCACCGACGTTCTCGCCCGGCCATTGATGAGGGAAAGAGGGATGAGCATTTGCCAGTTCGAGAGGGGTGATACCCTGGGGAAACCCTCGCAACAACGGGAACGAGGTATGTCGATCTGTCAATTTGATAAGCAAATGCCATCCTGCAGCAAAACGCCGGAtatcgtacacgcgtacagaGCCACTTGCGTTTAA
- the LOC105688772 gene encoding elongation factor Tu, mitochondrial-like — MALVSARTIFCPALRHTIKQIVLSRQLTPHRHGRLSTRLLLPTVTAQRFYAEKKVFLRDKPHCNVGTIGHVDHGKTTLTAAITRVLADKEMAQAKGYNEIDNAPEEKARGITINVAHIEYQTENRHYGHTDCPGHADYIKNMITGTAQMDGAILVVAATDGAMPQTREHLLLAKQIGINHVVVFINKVDAADTEMAELVEIEIRELMTEMGYDGENAPVILGSALCALEGRNPEIGSEAILKLLAEVDKHIPTPVRELDKPFLLPVESVYSIPGRGTVVTGRLERGRLKKGMECEFVGYGKSMKSTVTGVEMFKQILEEAQAGDQLGALIRNIKREEIKRGMVLCKPGTVQPQDNIEAQVYILSKEEGGRSKPLLKYMQLQMFSRTWDCAAQVSIPEKDMVMPGEDSKLNLKLLKPMVCEKGQRFTIRDGNMTLGTGVITNVLPCLTETERLGLMEGKKARQKREGQK, encoded by the exons ATGGCGTTGGTCTCTGCGCGTACCATTTTCTGCCCCG CTTTGAGGCACACAATTAAACAGATTGTATTGAGTCGTCAGCTGACACCACAC AGACATGGGCGACTTAGCACGAGACTCTTACTGCCTACAGTAACAGCTCAAAGATTTTATGCAGAAAAGAAAGTATTTCTTAGAGATAAACCTCACTGCAATGTCGGTACTATCGGTCATGTTGATCATGGAAAAACAACACTTACCGCAGCTATTACTAGAG TACTTGCCGATAAGGAAATGGCACAGGCTAAGGGATACAATGAAATTGACAATGCACCCGAGGAAAAAGCTCGTGGTATCACCATAAATGTAGCACATATTGAATACCAAACTGAAAATCGTCATTATGGACATACGGATTGTCCTGGACATGCAGATTACATAAAAAACATGATCACGGGAACTGCACAAATGGATGGTGCTATTCTAGTCGTCGCGGCTACTGATGGGGCTATGCCACAAACAAGAGAGCATTTGCTCTTGGCAAAACAAATCGGTATCAATCATGTCGTTGTTTTCATCAACAAG GTCGATGCAGCTGATACTGAAATGGCAGAGCTAGTAGAGATAGAGATTCGTGAACTGATGACCGAGATGGGTTATGATGGGGAAAATGCACCAGTTATCTTGGGTAGTGCTCTCTGTGCTTTAGAAGGAAGAAATCCTGAGATAGGCTCAGAAGCAATTCTTAAGCTGCTAGCAGAGGTGGACAAACACATTCCTACTCCTGTTCGCGAACTTGATAAGCCCTTCTTGCTGCCTGTAGAAAGTGTTTACTCTATTCCTGGTAGAGGAACAGTAGTAACGGGTAGGTTGGAGCGTGGTAGACTGAAGAAAGGTATGGAATGCGAGTTTGTTGGCTACGGCAAAAGCATGAAAAGTACCGTAACCGGAGTGGAAATGTTCAAACAAATATTGGAAGAGGCTCAGGCTGGTGATCAGCTCGGAGCTCTGATTAGAAATATTAAGAGGGAGGAGATTAAGAGAGGCATGGTCCTCTGCAAGCCCGGAACTGTACAACCACAGGATAATATAGAAGCACAAGTCTATATTCTCAGCAAGGAAGAAGGAGGTAGAAGTAAACCCCTATTGAAATACATGCAACTCCAGATGTTTTCGAGAACGTGGGACTGTGCAGCCCAAGTATCTATACCCGAAAAAGACATGGTCATGCCTGGAGAAGACAGCAA GTTAAACCTAAAACTTCTCAAGCCAATGGTCTGTGAAAAAGGTCAGAGATTTACAATACGTGATGGCAACATGACTCTTGGCACAGGTGTAATCACTAATGTATTGCCGTGTCTAACTGAAACTGAAAGATTAGGGCTAATGGAAGGAAAGAAAGCTCGCCAAAAGCGAGAGGGCCAAAAGTGA
- the LOC105688786 gene encoding uncharacterized protein LOC105688786 isoform X3 has translation MPNPDLNPTPQVNATYPGGVAETELVVRTEEALIVIVVLVLWVAAIVLFFNRWGKIRMLEPYQPKFTQQHRQSCAMIDPNPLQHRACSKFNIHCLEHPIVYPAGCGSSLSRPRQNSVFVGSSMSLLPSQNAPRRAKSAFDIQTLITAECSGAAQRQQNSFEGSTDLPKRARDFAKPFGESLRLPDFPRPSSSGHQRQRGMSICHFDRTDVLARPLMRERGMSICQFERGDTLGKPSQQRERGMSICQFDKQMPSCSKTPDIVHAYRATCV, from the exons ATGCCTAATCCGGATTTGAACCCGACACCCCAAGTCAACGCAACTTATCCCGGTG GGGTAGCTGAGACGGAACTGGTTGTCCGGACGGAAGAAGCGCTGATAGTAATCGTGGTACTGGTTCTGTGGGTGGCGGCGATCGTACTGTTTTTCAATCGatggggaaaaattcgaatgctCGAACCGTACCAGCCTAAATTCACGCAACAGCACAGACAGAGCTGTGCGATGATCGACCCTAATCCCCTGCAG CACCGAGCTTGCTCGAAGTTCAATATCCACTGCTTGGAGCATCCGATAGTGTATCCGGCGGGATGCGGTTCGAGTTTATCGAGACCCAGACAAAACAGCGTATTCGTTGGTTCGAGCATGTCGCTTTTGCCCTCCCAGAATGCACCACGTCGCGCCAAAAGCGCATTCGATATTCAGACTCTGATTACCGCGGAGTGTAGTGGCGCCGCGCAGCGCCAACAAAATTCTTTCGAGGGTTCGACGGACCTGCCGAAAAGAGCCAGAGATTTCGCGAAGCCGTTTGGCGAGTCGTTGAGACTACCGGATTTCCCTCGACCTTCGAGTTCCGGTCATCAGAGACAGCGGGGTATGAGCATCTGCCATTTCGATCGCACCGACGTTCTCGCCCGGCCATTGATGAGGGAAAGAGGGATGAGCATTTGCCAGTTCGAGAGGGGTGATACCCTGGGGAAACCCTCGCAACAACGGGAACGAGGTATGTCGATCTGTCAATTTGATAAGCAAATGCCATCCTGCAGCAAAACGCCGGAtatcgtacacgcgtacagaGCCACTTGCGTTTAA